One Nonomuraea angiospora DNA segment encodes these proteins:
- a CDS encoding cellulose binding domain-containing protein, whose translation MIATYASPAQATIIACEWEKVSSWTNGFQIKVTLINNGIPVDGWTATWTWDDGTKVTNAWDAIVIQPGQSMSAGNQSYNGYVPSFGRVSFGFLATGVSDGHGGGLRVNGGPLLPC comes from the coding sequence TTGATCGCCACGTACGCCTCTCCCGCGCAAGCGACGATCATCGCGTGCGAGTGGGAGAAAGTCAGCTCGTGGACCAACGGTTTTCAGATCAAGGTCACCCTCATCAACAACGGGATACCGGTCGACGGCTGGACGGCCACCTGGACGTGGGACGACGGCACCAAGGTCACCAACGCGTGGGATGCGATCGTGATTCAGCCAGGCCAGAGCATGTCGGCCGGCAACCAGTCGTACAACGGCTATGTCCCGTCGTTCGGCCGGGTGAGCTTCGGCTTTCTGGCCACCGGCGTCAGCGACGGCCACGGCGGCGGCCTGAGGGTCAACGGCGGACCCTTGCTGCCGTGCTGA
- a CDS encoding CHAT domain-containing protein, with product MPRDLLEFETVWVWRGHHGGRLHTLVIVDEPRPMDSGTLTALLDHAAAQPGPATGTWIAIRAPAPPGEDDPYGLYPLPQGDGLPDDELVSAALDFLDAMEPTRPVEVSGPFKGRKRQAAYLLRAEIDAKTWQFVLVTRAEPPRGRRLRLLCRRLADAARAAHEPAMLIDTWIVDERLAIFPYHRPPGTTDRTLALDAAKALTARLRVNGPYRLAGLDVRAHLITGHFARATHQVCYLEPDTGDTPPLIESAARSLFLRVLGEVPVTQPEWPAARIWAVYPNTGDVWTTLAVPPVSRRDPRTNAEAVLFLYGTSIVRSPTVEWPAWAQAGDLRKFAREHGLRVLQVQPKDGLPRTLIMTGQDDVGEVANDVAEADLYLRETISFIEAGRLLPGFRSYVYHRYVGPPSTAEETGASIAVGLRLADRLLDEDRFDHAEWVASWVATLAEQAGRHDEARVARRIAAMSCEYLGWVDEAITHVTAALGNPAAFEHPLVEDLLNMSAGISITIAFSDHEPEHRYLSPLDEESRTLLERAAAHLERARQGYAAGQDAEDARSLRTIELYRWRVADLLGDHAGAASHLLELAKAPDLAQDEALAHTAGWFMLAALRKLAYTEPSALHRFATEMGRHVTRSQAYGLISASKETPVLVMAGDLALDIGEPQDAYAMFRAARQGQQAGYVNLIRPPRPRETHGGWMAIDVIGRLARIATRHPEVVNARPLEVLLEIENAKSRWFRRDLVLGLPSRPPAARADAGEPVAELPWEALADPRVDLAERAWQGEQDEPPAIVDEEAVRALWRRLPERTALMSFYTGAHETFLAVLRDPDGPPAMLRLPLPAGRLERVVTRMQAYFSAAGLFGAVDPRDPGRHHARFLSGLDEVGESLAAALPYLEDRELVVALPHQQWHNLPVHALLLPRLWRRGHRPGWTYAPSLGMLDFLMSRSAAREDPRFVRAGVTTAPMPGDDLEVMGGAHRALVRVLSGSFPSVRETFGEHATVEAFQTTTRSVVLHHLLAHGAFHDTADVMRSGFALSSVPGGQDSALLSGRDLMGQGTRAAHVTLQACSLGRGVSAASDEMWGPTRAFLAAGADTVVAPLWDVDLSSSTRVLEDFYRLWLRDGVPKWRALADAQHAMYDDPDRPEWRHLYHWSAFKLIGC from the coding sequence ATGCCGCGTGATCTGCTCGAGTTCGAAACCGTATGGGTTTGGCGCGGCCACCACGGAGGCCGTCTCCACACGCTCGTGATCGTCGACGAGCCGCGTCCCATGGACAGCGGCACCCTCACCGCCCTGCTCGACCACGCCGCCGCACAACCCGGCCCCGCCACCGGCACCTGGATCGCGATCCGCGCGCCGGCGCCGCCCGGTGAGGACGACCCCTACGGCCTGTACCCCTTGCCCCAGGGCGACGGCCTGCCGGACGACGAGCTCGTATCGGCCGCACTCGACTTCCTCGACGCCATGGAACCCACCCGCCCGGTGGAGGTGTCAGGACCGTTCAAAGGCAGGAAACGCCAGGCCGCCTACCTCCTGCGCGCCGAGATCGACGCCAAGACCTGGCAGTTCGTGCTGGTCACGCGGGCAGAGCCGCCGCGTGGCCGGCGGCTGCGCCTGCTGTGCCGGCGACTCGCTGACGCCGCCAGGGCTGCGCACGAGCCGGCCATGCTCATCGACACCTGGATCGTCGACGAACGGCTGGCGATCTTCCCCTACCACCGGCCGCCCGGCACCACGGACCGGACGCTGGCCCTGGACGCGGCCAAGGCCCTGACGGCGCGGTTACGCGTCAACGGCCCGTACCGGCTGGCCGGGCTGGACGTCCGGGCTCACCTGATCACCGGCCACTTCGCCCGGGCCACCCACCAGGTCTGCTACCTCGAACCGGACACCGGCGACACCCCGCCCCTCATCGAGTCCGCCGCCCGCTCCCTGTTCCTCAGGGTCCTCGGTGAGGTGCCGGTCACCCAGCCGGAATGGCCGGCCGCGCGGATCTGGGCCGTGTATCCGAACACCGGCGACGTCTGGACCACGCTCGCCGTCCCGCCCGTCTCCCGCCGCGATCCCCGCACGAACGCCGAGGCCGTGCTCTTCCTGTACGGCACGTCGATCGTGCGTTCGCCCACCGTCGAATGGCCCGCCTGGGCGCAGGCCGGCGACCTGCGTAAGTTCGCCCGCGAACACGGCCTGCGGGTGCTGCAGGTCCAGCCGAAGGACGGCCTGCCACGCACTCTCATCATGACCGGACAGGACGACGTCGGCGAGGTCGCCAACGACGTCGCCGAAGCCGACCTCTACCTGCGCGAGACGATCTCGTTCATCGAGGCGGGGCGGCTGCTGCCGGGCTTCCGCTCCTACGTCTACCACCGCTACGTCGGACCGCCGTCCACCGCCGAGGAGACAGGCGCCTCGATCGCCGTCGGGCTGCGCCTGGCGGACCGCCTGCTGGACGAGGACCGCTTCGACCACGCCGAATGGGTGGCCTCCTGGGTCGCCACCCTCGCCGAGCAAGCCGGCAGACACGACGAGGCCCGCGTCGCCCGCCGGATCGCGGCCATGTCCTGCGAGTACCTGGGCTGGGTCGACGAGGCGATCACGCACGTCACCGCCGCGCTCGGCAACCCGGCCGCGTTCGAGCACCCGCTGGTCGAAGACCTTCTCAACATGAGCGCCGGCATCTCCATCACGATCGCCTTCTCCGACCACGAGCCCGAGCACCGCTACCTGTCGCCCTTGGACGAGGAGTCGCGCACGCTGCTGGAGCGGGCCGCGGCCCACCTGGAACGCGCCCGGCAGGGGTACGCGGCCGGCCAGGACGCCGAGGACGCGCGGTCCCTGCGTACGATCGAGCTCTACCGCTGGCGGGTCGCGGACCTGCTCGGCGACCACGCGGGGGCCGCCTCCCACCTGCTCGAGCTGGCCAAGGCCCCGGACCTGGCCCAGGACGAAGCCCTCGCGCACACCGCGGGCTGGTTCATGCTGGCGGCCCTGCGCAAGCTCGCCTACACCGAACCCAGCGCGCTGCACCGCTTCGCCACCGAGATGGGCAGGCACGTGACCCGGTCCCAGGCGTACGGCCTGATCAGCGCCAGCAAGGAGACGCCCGTCCTGGTGATGGCCGGCGACCTGGCCCTGGACATCGGGGAGCCGCAGGACGCCTATGCGATGTTCCGGGCGGCCAGGCAGGGCCAGCAGGCCGGGTACGTCAACCTGATCAGGCCGCCGCGCCCCAGGGAGACGCACGGGGGATGGATGGCCATCGACGTGATCGGCCGGCTGGCGCGCATCGCCACCCGGCATCCCGAAGTGGTGAATGCGCGGCCGCTGGAGGTGCTGCTGGAGATCGAGAACGCCAAGAGCCGCTGGTTCCGCCGCGACCTCGTGCTCGGCCTGCCGAGCCGCCCGCCCGCCGCGCGCGCGGACGCCGGCGAACCGGTCGCCGAGCTGCCCTGGGAGGCGCTCGCCGATCCCCGCGTGGACCTCGCGGAGCGCGCCTGGCAAGGAGAGCAGGACGAGCCGCCGGCCATCGTGGACGAGGAGGCCGTCCGCGCCCTGTGGCGGCGGCTGCCTGAGCGTACGGCGCTGATGTCGTTCTACACGGGCGCGCACGAGACCTTCCTCGCCGTCCTGCGCGACCCCGATGGGCCGCCCGCGATGCTGCGCCTCCCGCTGCCGGCCGGCCGGCTGGAGCGGGTCGTCACCCGCATGCAGGCCTACTTCTCGGCCGCAGGGCTCTTCGGGGCGGTCGACCCGCGAGACCCGGGCCGCCATCACGCCCGTTTCCTGAGCGGCCTGGACGAGGTCGGCGAGTCGCTGGCGGCTGCCCTGCCGTACCTGGAGGACCGCGAGCTGGTGGTGGCCCTGCCGCACCAGCAGTGGCACAACCTGCCGGTGCACGCCCTCCTGCTGCCCCGGCTGTGGCGGCGCGGCCACCGGCCGGGGTGGACGTACGCGCCCAGCCTCGGCATGCTCGACTTCCTCATGTCCAGGTCCGCAGCCCGGGAGGACCCGCGGTTCGTCCGGGCCGGGGTGACCACGGCGCCGATGCCGGGCGACGACCTCGAGGTCATGGGCGGCGCGCACCGCGCGCTCGTACGGGTGCTGAGCGGCTCGTTCCCGAGCGTCCGTGAGACGTTCGGCGAACATGCCACGGTCGAGGCGTTCCAGACGACGACCCGGTCGGTGGTGCTGCACCACCTGCTCGCCCACGGCGCCTTCCACGACACGGCGGACGTGATGCGCTCGGGTTTCGCGCTCAGCTCCGTGCCCGGCGGGCAGGACAGTGCGCTGCTGTCCGGCCGCGATCTCATGGGACAGGGCACCCGGGCCGCCCACGTCACCCTGCAGGCGTGCTCGCTGGGCCGCGGCGTGAGCGCGGCCAGCGACGAGATGTGGGGCCCGACCAGGGCTTTCCTCGCCGCGGGCGCCGACACGGTGGTGGCGCCGCTGTGGGACGTGGACCTGAGCTCCTCCACCCGCGTCCTGGAGGACTTCTACCGGCTCTGGCTGCGGGACGGGGTCCCGAAGTGGCGGGCGCTGGCCGACGCGCAGCACGCGATGTACGACGATCCGGACCGTCCCGAGTGGCGGCATCTCTACCATTGGTCTGCCTTCAAACTGATCGGTTGCTGA
- a CDS encoding tetratricopeptide repeat protein codes for MALAPLTLLVPELRAAPYAGGTDVLDDLVTWATAPGPTSVRLVSGPAGTGKTRLAVELAARLPAPGPPAAGAPFVWARPGARPPEPEGPALVIVEDADAHEVGALAGLLAGAIGRPGTRVLLLARSFPMMWATWAEEVHTSPEQEAFALVGRAESMTLPSVELDFAAVHAAIAAKLGLAPSPAPSWRPSEAATPLDVQAAALATLLADGRDVSLDVDGLLRLEEERWLAVAAGLGLAPGLDLLRDVLAVAAALDGSVFGDGDLELGELLLRVPELAYADSEERRDLVRWLRTAYPPSAVPAAGRPAWPEDLMLGLAAGHLTRRPELAARLLRRLSDRRAWRALVALARTAAGRPEGVRALAAVLGQDLTGLQNVLTAALGTGVTGTLDAALALALDEPLRAGATLAELLPGPAALDEAALAVLLPMTNGLAGADEAAQTSAADLRWLQGKRLSELGHDDEAADALRDAVRLYRSIPGERESLALALNSLYNCLMGLGRQEEAHAAIVEEVELNRALAGRSPGHRAAYAASLSNLSAALGRRGREEEALASVSEAVSILRVLSGARPREHDADLAGALANEAYALTRLGRPEEALAGLYQALEIRRRQAGEDPAAFLPKLLLVLNNLSATLRESDRLTQAAEMARRAVTVAGELAPAQARAQRPLIAATLLNKAVVGAYLGDAAAAEADIEAALDIQRQLAVERPQQYGGQLEKMLRDRQRLLDFLLAQQVDQHLDDPADVRHASDVGDEP; via the coding sequence ATGGCGCTCGCACCCCTGACCCTGCTCGTCCCCGAGCTCCGCGCGGCTCCTTACGCGGGCGGCACGGACGTCCTGGACGACCTGGTGACCTGGGCGACCGCGCCCGGCCCCACCTCGGTGCGCCTGGTCTCCGGCCCGGCGGGAACCGGCAAGACGCGGCTGGCGGTCGAGCTGGCCGCCCGGCTTCCCGCGCCCGGCCCGCCCGCCGCTGGAGCGCCGTTCGTCTGGGCGCGGCCGGGCGCGCGGCCGCCGGAGCCGGAGGGGCCGGCGCTGGTGATCGTGGAGGACGCCGACGCGCACGAGGTCGGCGCCCTGGCCGGCCTGCTGGCCGGCGCGATCGGCAGGCCGGGTACGCGGGTGCTGCTGCTGGCCAGGTCGTTCCCCATGATGTGGGCGACGTGGGCGGAAGAGGTCCACACCTCTCCTGAGCAGGAGGCGTTCGCGCTGGTCGGACGGGCGGAAAGCATGACCCTGCCGTCCGTGGAGCTGGACTTCGCCGCGGTCCACGCCGCCATCGCCGCCAAGTTGGGCCTCGCGCCGTCGCCGGCGCCGTCATGGCGGCCGTCCGAAGCCGCGACCCCGCTGGACGTGCAGGCCGCCGCCCTGGCCACGCTCCTCGCCGACGGCCGGGACGTGAGCCTCGACGTCGACGGGTTGCTGCGGCTGGAGGAGGAACGGTGGCTGGCGGTGGCCGCCGGCCTGGGCCTGGCGCCCGGCCTTGACCTGCTGCGCGACGTACTGGCCGTGGCCGCCGCGCTGGACGGCTCGGTGTTCGGTGACGGCGACCTGGAGCTGGGCGAGCTGCTGCTGCGCGTGCCGGAGCTCGCGTACGCCGACAGCGAGGAGCGGCGCGACCTGGTGCGCTGGCTACGGACGGCCTACCCGCCTTCGGCGGTGCCCGCGGCCGGCCGGCCCGCGTGGCCGGAGGACCTCATGCTCGGCCTGGCCGCCGGCCATCTCACGCGGCGGCCCGAGCTGGCCGCGCGCCTGCTGCGCAGGCTGTCGGACCGGCGAGCCTGGCGCGCCCTGGTCGCTCTGGCCAGGACCGCCGCGGGCCGCCCCGAGGGCGTACGCGCGCTGGCCGCGGTGCTGGGCCAGGACCTGACCGGGCTGCAGAACGTGCTGACGGCGGCGCTCGGCACCGGCGTCACCGGCACGCTCGACGCAGCGCTGGCGCTCGCCCTGGACGAGCCGTTGCGCGCGGGAGCCACGCTGGCGGAGCTCCTTCCCGGCCCGGCCGCGCTGGACGAGGCGGCCCTGGCGGTCCTGCTGCCGATGACCAACGGCCTGGCCGGCGCGGACGAGGCGGCGCAGACCTCCGCCGCCGACCTGCGGTGGCTGCAGGGGAAGCGGCTGTCCGAGCTCGGCCACGACGACGAGGCCGCGGACGCCCTGCGCGACGCGGTGCGGTTGTACCGGTCGATCCCGGGCGAGCGTGAAAGTCTCGCGCTCGCGCTCAACAGCCTCTACAACTGCCTCATGGGCCTGGGCCGGCAGGAGGAGGCGCACGCCGCCATCGTCGAGGAGGTCGAGCTGAACCGGGCGCTGGCCGGGAGATCCCCGGGCCATCGCGCCGCCTACGCCGCCTCACTCAGCAACCTCAGCGCGGCCCTGGGCCGGCGCGGGCGCGAGGAGGAGGCGCTGGCGTCGGTTTCGGAGGCGGTGTCGATCCTGCGCGTGCTGTCGGGCGCCCGCCCACGGGAGCACGACGCCGACCTCGCCGGCGCCCTGGCCAACGAGGCGTACGCGCTGACGCGGCTGGGACGCCCCGAGGAGGCCCTGGCCGGGCTGTACCAGGCGCTGGAGATCCGGCGCAGGCAGGCCGGCGAAGACCCGGCCGCCTTCCTGCCCAAGCTGCTGCTGGTCCTCAACAACCTGTCCGCCACCCTGCGCGAGAGCGACCGGCTCACCCAGGCCGCCGAGATGGCCCGGCGCGCCGTCACGGTCGCGGGCGAGCTGGCGCCGGCGCAGGCGCGGGCGCAGCGCCCGCTGATCGCGGCGACCCTGCTCAACAAGGCGGTGGTGGGCGCGTACCTGGGCGACGCGGCGGCCGCCGAGGCCGACATCGAGGCTGCGCTGGACATCCAGCGGCAGTTGGCGGTCGAACGGCCGCAGCAGTACGGCGGGCAACTGGAGAAGATGCTGCGCGATCGGCAGCGGCTGCTGGACTTCCTACTTGCTCAGCAGGTCGATCAGCATCTGGACGATCCGGCCGACGTTCGGCACGCCTCTGACGTCGGCGACGAACCTTAG
- a CDS encoding IS5 family transposase, protein MGRFGLVRARKDDCTGRGRWSRRGLPERLAGRLRGRLWVMAGRGELPTAGCIDSQTVKAADTVEAATCGYDAGKKIKGQKRHIAVDTLGLLLCMIVTAASVQDPDGAHPLLALLTEKYSTINLVWADGGYAGRLVTWARDVLRLAITIVKRTDDMGGFVVLPRRWVAERTLAWLTRYRRLVRVYESKPEHHEAVIWWATVHQMTRRLARELAGQLPAGRWADPPPELAALLEIENINSFRVQLFQWSHQGYINKIGPALYGPIPAST, encoded by the coding sequence CTGGGCCGGTTCGGGCTGGTACGGGCGCGCAAGGACGACTGCACCGGCCGTGGGCGCTGGTCCCGGCGTGGTCTGCCGGAGCGGCTGGCCGGGCGGTTACGCGGCCGGCTGTGGGTCATGGCCGGGCGGGGCGAGCTGCCGACGGCCGGATGCATCGACTCCCAGACGGTCAAGGCAGCCGACACCGTCGAGGCCGCGACCTGCGGCTACGACGCAGGCAAGAAGATCAAGGGACAGAAACGGCACATCGCGGTCGACACGCTCGGGCTGCTGTTGTGCATGATCGTCACCGCCGCCTCCGTCCAAGACCCTGACGGCGCACACCCGTTGCTGGCGCTGCTGACCGAGAAGTACTCCACTATCAATCTGGTGTGGGCCGATGGCGGCTACGCCGGACGGCTGGTCACCTGGGCACGCGACGTGCTGCGCCTGGCCATCACGATCGTCAAGCGCACCGACGACATGGGCGGCTTCGTCGTTCTGCCCCGCAGGTGGGTGGCAGAACGAACGTTGGCCTGGCTGACCCGCTACCGGCGGCTGGTACGGGTCTACGAAAGCAAGCCTGAACACCATGAAGCCGTGATCTGGTGGGCCACCGTGCACCAGATGACCCGCCGCCTGGCCCGTGAACTGGCCGGCCAGCTACCCGCGGGCCGTTGGGCCGACCCGCCGCCGGAACTGGCCGCCCTCCTCGAGATCGAGAACATCAACAGCTTCCGCGTTCAGCTGTTCCAATGGTCGCACCAGGGCTACATCAACAAGATCGGACCAGCCCTCTACGGACCCATCCCCGCAAGCACTTAA
- a CDS encoding DUF4386 domain-containing protein: MRWRAHRGCSASPSSSAWTFSQADPGRRPGSPCLARRGPRRSGADRLRHHDNYRTGIVHTNRRATAIAGTLIIVGMIAGVLSIVPALEEPRHLALISAHESQVIVGAVAQSIMIPAYVGFALYLYPTLRAENEALSLGFLGFRLIAATFHFIGVISLPLFLVLGHGFTQAGASDASHLEVLGELLRTARDLVNHVALIISLSLGDLLLFRILWRSRSVPRWLSGWGFLGIGAAISASFLVLLRLTDVVTPLYLAMNAPLGLQSFVFAVWLMTRGFATNTSTTAHQHG, from the coding sequence ATGAGGTGGCGCGCCCACCGAGGCTGCTCCGCATCACCGAGTTCCTCCGCATGGACCTTTTCACAGGCTGACCCTGGCCGCCGCCCCGGCAGTCCCTGTCTCGCGCGTCGGGGACCTCGCCGATCCGGTGCCGACAGACTCCGTCACCACGACAATTACAGGACAGGCATCGTGCATACGAACAGGCGGGCAACCGCAATTGCGGGAACACTGATCATCGTAGGCATGATCGCCGGTGTGCTGAGCATCGTTCCCGCTCTCGAGGAGCCACGCCATCTCGCTCTCATTTCCGCACACGAGAGCCAGGTCATCGTCGGCGCAGTTGCTCAGTCCATCATGATCCCCGCCTATGTCGGGTTCGCGCTGTACCTTTATCCGACATTGAGGGCGGAGAACGAAGCGCTCAGCCTTGGTTTCCTTGGGTTCAGGCTGATCGCAGCGACGTTCCACTTCATAGGCGTGATTTCCCTGCCCTTGTTTCTTGTGCTGGGCCATGGATTCACCCAAGCCGGCGCTTCGGACGCATCCCACCTCGAGGTCTTGGGCGAGTTGCTGCGGACGGCGCGCGACTTGGTCAATCACGTCGCATTGATCATCTCGCTGAGCCTCGGAGATCTCCTGTTGTTCCGCATTCTGTGGCGGTCGAGATCTGTCCCTCGATGGTTATCCGGGTGGGGATTCCTGGGAATCGGAGCAGCTATATCGGCGAGCTTCTTGGTGCTGCTTCGCCTAACCGACGTGGTCACGCCACTCTATCTGGCCATGAATGCGCCACTGGGCCTGCAGAGCTTTGTCTTCGCCGTGTGGTTGATGACAAGAGGCTTCGCTACGAATACATCAACCACGGCCCACCAGCACGGCTGA
- a CDS encoding class II fumarate hydratase, whose translation MNAPQVREVPIGLRATGTRRESDSLGEIEVPAEHYWGAQTQRSLIHFDIGDDRMPKAVYHAYGYIKKAAAIVNAHAGRIPRWLADVIVQVADEVIRGDLDSEFPLYVWQTGSGTQSNMNVNEVISNRAIQLVGGTLGSKDPVHPNDHVNMGQSSNDTFVTAMHLAAAAAIDDHVLPAATRLREAAAGKSSEWEHVVKIGRTHLEDATPLTVGQEWSGYAAQLGDAIAHLEQTRTGLYRLAIGGTAVGTGLNAPPGFGQEMAAKIAELTRRPFTSAPNKFAAQASCDDLVRTSAALRALAVPLFKFANDLRWLGSGPRTGLRELILPSNEPGSSIMPGKVNPTQAEAMLMVAIQVAGNDTAVSMAGGEGNFELNAFRPVIIKNVLHSARILADMMDHFRTYLVEGARLNTETLHHNIDHSIMMVTALSPVVGYDQAARIAHYALDKGLALKDAALQCGVAADLYDRIVVPERLTQPGVPSPDGGTRR comes from the coding sequence ATGAACGCGCCGCAGGTCCGCGAGGTGCCGATCGGGCTGCGGGCCACCGGCACCCGGAGGGAGAGCGACTCCCTCGGCGAGATCGAGGTCCCGGCCGAGCACTACTGGGGTGCCCAGACCCAGCGGTCGCTGATCCACTTCGACATCGGCGACGACCGCATGCCCAAGGCCGTCTACCACGCCTACGGCTACATCAAGAAGGCGGCCGCGATCGTCAACGCCCATGCGGGCCGGATTCCCCGATGGCTGGCCGACGTGATCGTCCAGGTCGCCGACGAGGTCATCCGGGGCGACCTGGACAGCGAGTTCCCGCTGTACGTGTGGCAGACCGGCTCGGGCACCCAGTCGAACATGAACGTCAACGAGGTGATCTCCAACCGGGCGATCCAGCTCGTGGGCGGGACGCTGGGCAGCAAGGACCCCGTCCATCCGAACGACCACGTGAACATGGGCCAGTCGTCCAACGACACCTTCGTCACCGCGATGCACCTCGCCGCCGCCGCGGCGATCGACGACCACGTGCTGCCCGCCGCGACCCGGCTTCGGGAGGCCGCGGCCGGTAAGAGCAGTGAATGGGAGCACGTGGTCAAGATCGGGCGTACCCATCTGGAGGATGCCACGCCGCTGACCGTCGGCCAGGAGTGGTCCGGCTACGCCGCCCAGCTCGGCGACGCCATCGCCCATCTCGAACAGACCCGTACCGGGCTGTACCGGCTGGCGATCGGCGGCACCGCGGTCGGCACCGGGCTGAACGCGCCGCCCGGCTTCGGCCAGGAGATGGCCGCGAAGATCGCCGAGCTCACCCGGCGGCCCTTCACCAGCGCGCCCAACAAGTTCGCCGCCCAGGCCTCCTGCGACGACCTCGTACGGACCTCGGCGGCGCTGCGCGCCCTGGCCGTACCGCTGTTCAAGTTCGCCAACGACCTGCGCTGGCTCGGCTCCGGACCGCGTACCGGCCTGCGTGAACTGATCCTGCCGTCCAACGAGCCGGGCTCGTCGATCATGCCGGGCAAGGTCAACCCCACCCAGGCCGAGGCCATGCTGATGGTCGCCATCCAGGTGGCCGGCAACGACACCGCCGTCTCGATGGCCGGCGGTGAGGGCAACTTCGAGCTGAACGCCTTCCGCCCGGTCATCATCAAGAACGTGCTGCACTCGGCACGCATCCTGGCCGACATGATGGACCACTTCCGCACCTATCTGGTCGAAGGGGCCCGCCTGAACACCGAGACGCTGCACCACAACATCGACCACTCGATCATGATGGTGACCGCGCTCAGTCCCGTCGTCGGTTACGACCAGGCCGCCCGCATTGCCCACTACGCCCTCGACAAGGGCTTGGCGCTCAAGGACGCGGCACTCCAATGCGGCGTAGCCGCGGACCTCTACGACAGGATCGTCGTTCCCGAACGCCTCACCCAACCTGGCGTACCGAGTCCGGACGGCGGTACCCGACGCTGA
- a CDS encoding nitroreductase family deazaflavin-dependent oxidoreductase produces the protein MNKRVFNPRAITGGEWPVLIHVGRISGATYRTPLDAHPVDGGYLFVLVYGSRSDWVQNVLAAKGARLRVDGREVELTAPRLVGKDEAFQALPDEVARPPRLLRITEFLRMDLFTG, from the coding sequence GTGAACAAGAGGGTGTTCAACCCCCGCGCGATAACCGGCGGGGAATGGCCGGTACTGATTCACGTCGGTCGCATTTCTGGCGCCACGTACCGCACGCCGCTCGATGCGCATCCCGTCGACGGCGGTTACCTGTTCGTTCTGGTGTACGGATCGCGCTCCGATTGGGTGCAGAACGTCCTGGCGGCCAAAGGTGCGCGGCTCCGGGTCGACGGGAGAGAGGTGGAACTCACCGCCCCACGCCTTGTCGGTAAGGACGAGGCGTTCCAGGCCCTCCCCGATGAGGTGGCGCGCCCACCGAGGCTGCTCCGCATCACCGAGTTCCTCCGCATGGACCTTTTCACAGGCTGA
- a CDS encoding nucleotidyltransferase domain-containing protein produces the protein MMDARVMLRLLALLRDADCEIWVAGGWGIDALVGKVTREHRDLDLLHRVEQEPLLIKTLEAAGFIEQPDAQPGRPARFVMKDHHGHELDLHPLRFEADGSAVQQADDHGGTFHYPADAFTTGMIEGVSVDCLSVAQQIAFHQGYEPSDRDRHDMAQLRAAFGVATHF, from the coding sequence ATGATGGATGCGCGTGTGATGCTACGGCTGCTGGCGCTGCTACGCGACGCGGATTGCGAGATCTGGGTTGCTGGTGGATGGGGCATCGATGCCCTGGTTGGCAAGGTCACCCGCGAGCATCGCGACCTTGACCTGTTGCACCGCGTCGAGCAGGAACCGCTGCTGATCAAGACGCTGGAGGCCGCGGGGTTCATCGAGCAGCCCGATGCCCAGCCCGGCCGACCCGCCCGGTTCGTCATGAAGGATCACCATGGTCACGAGCTGGACCTGCATCCGCTGCGGTTCGAGGCGGACGGCTCCGCCGTCCAGCAAGCCGACGATCATGGCGGCACCTTTCACTACCCTGCGGACGCCTTCACCACGGGCATGATCGAGGGTGTTTCGGTGGACTGCCTGTCGGTGGCCCAGCAGATTGCCTTCCACCAAGGGTATGAACCCAGCGACCGAGACCGTCATGACATGGCCCAATTGCGTGCGGCATTCGGTGTCGCCACCCACTTCTAG
- a CDS encoding TetR/AcrR family transcriptional regulator, translating to MLEAAIRVADRGGVEAITMRRVAQELGVEAMSLYHHVPNKDAILDGVVDMVFAAIKLPGAECDDWRDAIRTRAFSARGVLSQHSWALGLMDSRRDPGPATLRHHDAVLGVLRKAGFTLPMAAHAVSLIDSYVSGFVLQEANLPMTTPDDVEEVAGGILRHLPAEELPYLTEMIRDHALRPGYDYTGEFSYGLDLILDALEARRKAPRSGS from the coding sequence GTGCTGGAAGCCGCGATCCGGGTCGCGGATCGCGGCGGCGTGGAGGCGATCACCATGCGCCGGGTGGCGCAGGAACTGGGCGTGGAGGCGATGTCGCTCTACCACCACGTGCCGAACAAAGACGCGATCCTCGACGGCGTGGTCGACATGGTGTTCGCGGCGATCAAGCTGCCCGGTGCCGAATGCGACGATTGGCGCGATGCGATCCGTACCCGTGCCTTCTCCGCACGTGGGGTCCTGTCGCAGCACAGCTGGGCTCTCGGCCTCATGGACTCCCGTCGCGATCCGGGACCGGCGACGCTTCGCCACCACGACGCAGTCCTGGGCGTCCTCCGGAAGGCGGGGTTCACGCTGCCGATGGCCGCGCACGCCGTCTCGCTCATCGACAGCTACGTCTCCGGGTTCGTCTTGCAGGAGGCGAACCTGCCGATGACGACGCCGGACGATGTCGAGGAAGTGGCCGGCGGCATTCTCCGGCATCTGCCGGCGGAGGAGCTGCCGTACCTCACCGAGATGATCCGCGACCACGCACTGCGGCCGGGCTACGACTACACCGGCGAGTTCAGTTACGGCCTGGACCTGATCTTGGATGCGCTCGAAGCTCGCCGGAAGGCCCCTCGCTCGGGTTCGTGA